In Vicia villosa cultivar HV-30 ecotype Madison, WI linkage group LG7, Vvil1.0, whole genome shotgun sequence, the DNA window TTTATCTAGTTGTTGGAATGCCGTTCCGGTAATTATACTCCCGAGAAACACATTAATGAACTGAAAGATGTAATATCTTGTGGCTGCTCTTCTTTCTAGAGCAGATTTGCTAACAAACCCTTCAAACTTGGACATCATCATCAATATTGATGGCAAAAATATGAGGAATATCTTCAAAGCAATCCCAGGAAGTAAACCTTGTATAAGAGATTTAATTACTTTTCTGCAATAAACATGAAGCTATGTTAaccaataaacagaaaaatgtaataataaaatgtgaaaaatgaaaaaagaaataacaaTACATTTCAATGATGGCTTTGAGGAAAGGTGCTGCTTTTTCGATGCCTTCAATATTAGCAAGTGACTGTACGAATGCAATTGGAATCATGAAGAAGAATGTGAGAAAGAAGAACGCAACAGCAATTACAAGCCTCCTTATTGTGAGTGAAACATATGGTATAGCCATGTTATCCCAATACACGTCACGGGGTTCTGGAGCCCATTCTGTCAACCATGTCGTCGGATTTCTAGTTTGTTGAGTCTGTGCACAAACTGCCGCACCCCAACGAGTTCTGAAGGAAACAAAAGCCGCTGGCATTATAGATTTAGAATTCTTCGTGACCTTTTCTTTCTCCAACTCTATCTGAAATTTTAGAGAAACATCTTACATTAAAAATGAACAATTTAATAACTTCTTATGCAAGAAATATATTTATCAGAAGGTCTGCTTACGTCTCTCGATAGCCTCTCAATTGCACCAGTATAAAAATCAATAGCATCCACTTTACTACCACAAAGGCCTAAACATTTAGTCTGCAAGTATAACGTTAGCCACAAAGAATTAGATAGTGCAAGAGGGAAGAGGAAAATGAAATGGAAGATGACTTGGAGTTTATAGAGACCGGATTACTCGAAATGGCGTACCTTTACAGTTGGCCTTATGGTTTGGTTTCTAGAATATTTAAGTTCATAGTAGTCAAGCCAattctgttttttctttttctgggcAACTAGACTAGAGAGTTTCTTTGCATCGTAAACAACCTGCAAAATATCTCTAAAAGTAAGGAAAACAATACAGCCGTAGCAAGATTTAAATCTCGATACCAGATATATCTTCTTTTAGACGCATCACATTATTTGCTTCTTATAATAGAGAAAACTACTATCAATTGGAACATAAGTAAAAATGGATTTGAATTTGAAGTAATAACAAGTAAACTTGACTGTTTTGATATGCGTAATCCAATAGTTTAAGTTACACAACATTGTTAGTATTACAAGCTCGAGACAAAGATAAACAATTAGGTATGTGCAGTTGTAGCAAAAAAAGGATCATACCTGATGAGTGAGATAGTTATCTGGATGATTGACCAAAAAGAAATGTTCAACTAGCTCACTGACTGATTCATCGGCATCCGGTGGTACATTCCTAACAAGTACCTGCACAAACTCACGTCAGTTTCTTGAAAAAGGAGCATGGAGGAACAAAATGAAAAAGCAAAGTCATTTTGGAATATATATCCTTATCTTAGAAGCGGTGCTACTATGATTATTAGCATATTTTATCTATGAGTGTGATAAGGCTTGATCTTACCGTGAATTGATCAGGACGGCGTCGTTCAGATGCAAGAAAAGACAATCTCATTGCTGCAACTATTTGATACTCCCTTTTCAAGATATAGCATGTCCAGAAGGTAAAGGCATAAGCCATTACCAAATGAGTCCAAAATCTGCAATAAATAATGAGTTGTTGAAAGATAAGGAAACACACAGAGGTATTATGTAAATATAAAGTTCGTACCAAATGTTAGAAAACAAGAAATATAAGTTTAACAGTTTTGCATACCTATTTGATCCCATTGGAATATTTGAAATTGAAAGCTTATCTACGCTTGTATATTCCACATTTGAACGCTCCAACGTGTTATTAGTCCAATTGACAGGAACCATAACAGAAAATGCAAGGAGTGAAATTGGGACAAATATTTTCAGCCTGCACTTCAATTTTATAAGATAACGCAGTTAGTAAATATAAAGACACAAATAAACCTTTAATATTAGACGAGTCGAAGAATAACCGAGCATACCCGATTAAGTAAATCCTCAAGTACACAGCAGAATCCAAACCAGCATGTTCAATTAGTTCAGGTTCCGGCATTTTCAACGCTGCAGGCATCCAATTCAAGAACTTTACGTATGACCTGAAGTCTATATTGACAAATTTCGACACAAACGCCCCTCCTTGCAACGGACTTGTCCTTAAACCTTTCAAATACCATTTCGGAAAATAAACCCTATCGTTTATAGGCTGAATCCGAAGTATCGCAAATGCAAGTAAGAAAGCAATTGCAGTAAGGATGTTTATTGCAGCTGCAAATCCTATATCTCCAAGTGAAGCCATGTTCTTCAATTCACAACAAACAAACTACTCACTGCAAATATACAAAATTTCATGATTTCATCAAAACCATTTCATTTGAAATTGCAAACTTTTATACATCACAAAAAAAATTGCATGCAAGATAGTCACATCAAATCACAGAATTTGAAAGTACAATGTTCTTTTGAAGCAAGATAGTGACATTATGATTTAACATCTGATCTAAAAACATAAGATTGAAAAAAAAGTAAAGTGGTGGGGCTGAAAATTCATAAATTCAAGAAATTATTTTTCTTTCACCCATATATTTCATCTAATTCTTCATCAagcatcaaaacaaataaaaattgtcTTTTTGTATAACAAAAACATTATTCTTAAAAACACAGAACAAAAATCTACAATTGAAACAGTTAACAATGAAAAAAAGGAAcatagaaaaaaaaacattagacCCATTGCATAGAGTATACATTACCTTGTTTAGCATCAAAATTCTGAAACAGCAAAAAGGTGAAACAAACAGAAAGGAGTTATTGATGAAACCAAAACTGAGATGATGAGAGTGACACTGTTACTGTTAATGTTAATGTTAGTTCAACGCTCAAGCAGGGGCAAAATGGAGAAAACCAGAAGAAAATAAGTCAAAAGTTGCAAACTTTATGGGTTTTGATTTCAAAGGGTatagtaaaaatataaaatttgtaacGAAACGTCTCAATTTGCTGAGATATGAATTGTGCCTACTCATTCATGAATAGCGTGCCGACCAACTAGCCATACTCTGTCTGAAACGTGCATGATGAAAAAGaagtaaaatattatatataaaaaataagaatTTAAGCATtaaaaaatggaataaaattGAAGTGTTTTTGACTtgaaaaagtgattttttttatgtgatatgaatttttttaattatatttcttatttagatattttaaaataatgacaaaattcataacttgaagTTTTTTAAAGTTAAATAGGTATGAAATCATATTCTATTATTTAGGGAGGACAAGACAAACAGACCCAAATCTGTAAGAAAATTGtgggaaaaatgtattttatatatttttttgcggGTTTgaatttgggtgaaaaaacccgaatccAACGGGTGTGAGCGTGAGTGTTGTATTGCTACCCGAATAACAttagggtttgggtttgggtgtcGATTTCGAATGCATGTTTGAGTAGTGTGAAACCTGCATCCGATCCGACCCGTTGTCATCTCTACTATTATTAGGAATTTGTGAATAATATGACAATATGTTTTTTAGTGGAAAAAATGGAATAAAGTCATTTTcttacttaaaatataaaaaaatatgaaaaatataataaaatttattatgttGGATTTAATCGCTttatgatattattattttagattaattcttaaaatacatatataaatatttactactctaatatcaattaataattctttataagaaaaagaagaaagactaAATCAAAACGGCATGAGATTGTCCATATCCCttatatatttgtatatttttttatggTATAAAATATGGATTCTAATATAGCAAACAATCAAAAGTCatattaattttacaaaaaataatttttttggcatgaataaaaaatattaataaatgggCAATTGGGAGAAGGAATATTAAATTCCATAAAACAATGTTTTTGTTTGGAAACATGTGGAAGTGGTGTGGTTGGGTTGGGAGCATATTGTGACGTTTGTTTGTTTCCATAACGGCTATATTATATTAAATGTAGAGAgtactttttatttaaaaaatcgtCATAATGGTCCACACACAACTATCACCACTTTCTCTTTTTACATGCAAGGGCAATCAATGTTCATCTTCTAATTATTTTCCATTCTGTTTCTTGATAATCAtctttttaattgtatttttttacgGTTTTAAGAGCTCGTTTGGCCCAacttttttaagtcttaaaagttactttaaagttaaagttaaaaataagagcttttaaaataaaattaaagttgtttgattatgattattttttaaactttaaaattatttttaatttaaaagttgttttttaatatatatatatatatatatatatatatatatatatatatatatatatatatatatatatatatataatgcgtattgattaattgttgtattaacatatatataatttagtgtataatataaaaaaattaataattattattgaaaatattaTACAATAAAACAAGATATAATATGCAAAATGAATAAAAAGTTGGACAATACTAGCATCTACAAAAATGATAATGtaaacagaagaagaaaaaaataataaataaaatataactttagatgttattaatcatagaaaaaattaaaaaacttacgGTCTATTGTAATAGtgccattttttttaaagaaaagtgtTTTCAATGGGATTCGAACCGCGGCCACATATTTTAAGCTTCGAAAAAGTTGGTTTCAACTCCTTTTTTACAAGTTCCTTTTACTCaattttttgtctttaaaaaaaagctactttttttcataagagcttcataaaaaatgtgtttggccctccatctccttataaggagaagaaaagtAGATAAAAAGTCGGGCCAAACAATACCTAAATGTATCTACACATATGACAATATTAAAATTAGTCAACTAGTTATAGTTATGCAGAAACATGAAACatctagaaaatttctttatcaaccccatgtcttcttggtcacctctggtgaaaaacccaaactacccctaacttcggaaatgcatttccgaaatgcaagaaaaaggtgttttcggagatgcatctccgaaagcgcctttttttttgaaaaaattgtcttatttcggaagttcatttccgaaaacagcatttcagaagttcatttccgaaatactgcgcgttttgcagattaagcaaaacagccccctccccctaatcatttaccctaatcttcttccaaactcaaccccaagagatttttgtgcaaaccagttccaagctacctcaaaggctccatctacttgctctattacattcaaaagtccttcaatctattcaatcggtaagcattttgattttaagatctatgattaaaatgtatattagggtgtttacaaatagcaaaaaatgtattaggttaggtttatactgatatttaggatgtttagaatgtgtagacatatgtttgatgtttggtttaggggtctgccatggaagttgcagaaaacttcctcgcaggggtgtttcggaagttcatttccgaaaacacctccatcccagtttcggaaatgaacttccgaattgtatcagaagttcaatttttttagtttttttcttttgtctcgcatattaatcgatttcaattgtttacaggaacatgtcaggcaaccaaccagcacgcatcagacaaggtagggagacccagactgcgtcggctagacgcgagcgtgcagcggcgcagctggcgtcgacacagggatgGGGGCAGggtcggggacgacgtgtgcgagttcccgtgggcgagggagagggtacatctgcttcaggatcttGGAGTCGGCTGGcccgggtatcttcttcccgccagcgagaggaggaggaggatgaggaggaggtggcggcagtgccctaccacgagccggagggggtaccagatgttgaccctccagccggggaggaggatgagcaggaggacaacTATCCGGGAgagccctttgacacttccgtgctgattcactaccacgatcacgtcgctcggcgtatctgggagggagaggtattttttataaattaaccgtttatttgtcaccattttttacaatttaaccgtttatttgtcgcttatttaatatatgtcgcttatttgttttttttgtaacaggagagagagccgttgaaaatggtgaaccacgcccggaagattttcagtctgtttaaaccagcagctgagtggtttaacgaccatgtgcgaggttcagggcttagcgggctctgcatgacggggtacaccaccatcagcaccggcatgcagggggcatttgtggagcgctggcacaaggagacgtcctctttccacttgccggttggggagatgacgatcaccttgcatgacgtgtagtgtcttctccacctgccgattagggggccgctgttgcaccactcccggattcagagggtcgaggccattgagtagATGAcactctatttgggcatggagcacgaggttgctcactttgagtgcgtcacgacatctgggcctcatatccggttcaccacactgagcgcttattttgagcaccacctggacgcggcggccgatgccgagcaggagggtgacgagctattcacacagtatcaccgcggctgcgctctccggtgctgttacatgcatgtggtaggcgctgcatgctttgtggacaagagtgcaaggtacgtcgacgtgacctacctccgctacttcatggacctggataccgttcaccagtggaactggggggcagctactctggcatacctctaccaaaagctgaatgaggcctccaactggaggacgaggcagttggtcggtcctgcacactacttacggtacgttttattttaatccattatcgtatttatttatttatttatgtttcgtatttatttttaatacattatcgtgtttctgtttcagagctggatcatctcctacttctcccgcatccacggctttcacatcgatcctgcgtacgtggacgccatgcccagggccgccagatacgttctctagagggggaacgatgcgatgggaccataccgtggatacctggaccgcacgatgcacgacgacgtcacctggaggccgttcagcgactacgctcagattgtcccctttgacgacattgctctatattcaggctggctggcatgcgggactaccatcatggtccggtatctccctgagcggtgcatgcgtcagttcggattcgtgcagcggacccaggtcaccctttgaggctgctcccgacacagtgacccgagtgcagctcactgccatatgggaggactgatagcatcatgtggtaccgcaggagtaccgtctcactcgggtcacacaggactggcacagtgaggagggatacgtcacatggttctatcgggtgtcacatcctctgttgagacccgacgttcccggcgctcctaggccagcacacgaggagatcctggagaaccagcaggccgaggatgaccacgccattgatctcatgccgatctgccagcggatagagatgcttgggcgggacgcgttagatcgaggtgtcgttcagcagggcggtccagaggctgtggccgtgatggagatgatcgtcactgatgcgggccgtgcggcggcatataggtggcagaggaggtcccagggagagagggttagacacacccagtagtggtcgggtttatttattttttgttttcggattgtatctttagcacattattattattatttggattcagACCGgttgtatatattactttttttttatcatattagtattttcacctttatatgtcgtttattttatttcccggtttcttttaattaaaaatacgaaactgttaagaaaaacataaaaaaaatctctgtttctgcataattcggaagtgcatttccgaaacccctcaaaatctgaacaaaggtgttttcggaagttcatctccgaaaacaccccccataaggtgttttcggaagttcatctccgaacacacaccccatgaggtgttttcggagatgcacttccgaattgtggaaatttttaaaaaaaaatcaatgcttcggaagttcatttccgaagcaggggtaatttgggtttttcgctgggggtgacccccatagggaggtggctaaagaaattttcaacatCTATGTGAATTTTGAGTTGATGTCgttttaaaatgaaaattgaAGTTTTTTTCTAGATGAATTCACGAATTAGGAAAAATATATTGTCATAAATAGTGTTAGGCAGCATATATAATCGAAGAaccattaattaaaaaaatgtatgtAAGGTAATGCAGGTCTAAGCACAAGGAATAGCATGTTTAAAACAATGCTATCTAAAATTTAGATTAGATTTTGTGTTGTCCTTATAAAAGTTAAATTGAAATAGAAAGATACTTAATTGTATTACTCCATCTGTCTCACAATGAGTAATCCAACATACCATTTTACACAGAATAAGAAAAATGTATAAAAGTAagagataaaatattttttttactatacTATCCTTATCATGTattgaaaatggtgaaaattttaataattaaagggaataattagaaaaagtgtattggaaattgaaatggatCACTAATTTTAGgacatcattttatttcaaatgagtCACTCATCGTGGGACGAAGAGAGTAACactctatgtttttttttttggaatttgatgTTGTGATTATTAAAACAAGTGGAGATTGTTGCCATTAATATTCATTAATAGCCATTGGTGTGTTTCAAAATGATAATTGCAAGTAATTCAAGAAAAATAATTTCACATAGAAAGTTCAACTCAATTTAATGGTTCTTATATAGAGTTTCATTCATTAACTAAAAAGAGAATAAAGTGCCACATTTACAAATGTGGTAGTCCGAAGTCTTATGCCACTTATCGCCTCCACACTCTCCATCGCCGCTATCGCGACACTGACTCTAGGACGAGGGGAGTGAGTGtagataggggtggcaaaacgggccgcccgccccgccccgccttaagcccgccaaaaaacgagcggggcgggcatgcccgccaagtgaaatgggcataaaaatcatgtccgccccgccaagatggcgcgttggcgggcggcgggcttgcccgcctatttttatttatattttttttcattttttaatagattaatagattttgtttaccttttaattaaacttttcacttaatttttaaaacatttttttataaaaccaacttttaaacaaattttacttaaaaaaatattacatatattaataaataaatatataaaataaaccatcaagaattggaattactagaattaactaaaaaagagagaattttaaaggaggggcgggctttggcggggcgggctatggCGGGCGGCAGGTTTTGGCGGgacgggcctaaaatcccaacacaactcgccattttttggcgggtgcgcgggccacgacctgttttgccacccctaagtgTAGAGGCGTTAGTTGTGGCGTGTAGGCGACACTTGAATACTTTAGGCACGACGCCAACCAGCTCATGACGACAACCGCCACACATGGTTGTGTTGTTGCTCCAGTATTTTGTAGTTGTTGCTTCTGTGTTATTTTTTGAATTCGAAAATGGAAACACTTTTTAAAATGTTGCAATAGTTGGTAAACTGTGAAAAGTTGCAACACTTAGTGTAAAGTGTTGCTGAAATCAGTGGCGGAGCTAGGAATTTTAGgcagcctgggcaaaaactttacaccattgattattcatctattttaattttcacacactatttttactaattttacctCTAATTTTGTCTCTGGTTTTgtttaaaaatcgactattaaattggagggaatacaaagaaaataggggttgagctcGGGCGCGTGCCCGGACTCACTGGGCCTTGGAACCGCCCTTGGCTGAAATGATATGTTTTAGCAAATGTCACAAGCTTGTGAAACAACACTACTTCACCTATAAATAGGCCATTTTGGATTAAGAGGATCACATAATATAAGCCTATCATCTTTAtagaaaattttatatttttatctttCCTACATTCAAGTTTTCATCTAACTTATGCAAACTCAAATATAGACTGAATTATTTTGTGTATTCATGCCAGTCAATTCTAAGACATTTTAAAAGTGCTTAAAATACAACTAATAAAATGATTATATTCACGATTCAAGTTTGGATTAATTCGACTTACAAGGTTTATCTAATACCACCAATGCAACATATGTCGCTTCGACCTCTTGGAGTCTTTTGCCTTGTGTTTGTGATTAGTGATTGTGAGTCAAATCGTTTATTTCCTAAAAAATAGAGTTTATATGCAaagtaatattattattttgattttgtattaattttgtatgtttattatttattaacatGTTGTATTATTAATTGTATGAtagtttgttttaattattattttaaaatgatttaattattttaaataaataatttttttatgattatttaaattattataagaattgttttaaataattatacataCACCCACCATAAAATATACCGaaaagaatttgaaaaaaaatagcaTATCAAGTTGCGGCGACTAAGACCTGCCAGAAATGCAATAAATTCCTTTTAAATAATGTCTTTTCTATGACGTGAACCTATTAGTACTAAATAGGATCGATCCAATCAATTCAGGGACTCTGTTTTAATTTAAGAAATGAGccgatttttttttgttaaaaacaaaattgattttaataattaaaaataacacatCAAAAATACAATTGTATATTAATCAAACATAAcactaaaaaaattcaaaatattatttaaattataacttttatattttaaatatttttatttttaatatttttttatccaattataaaaaaaattggaccCCCTAAAATTTGACGCCCGATGCTGTAGCACACTCTATACTTCTGCAGGGCCGGGATTGGTACTAAATAAACAAGTGTTTTTTCTAGTTTTGATAAGCAAGAAAAATTGTATTAACTCGAGCATAAGGGGTACTCAACCAAAGTATAAAGAGATCAATGAATACAAGAAAAAAGTCAACAACAAATAAAGCTAAGTAATGCAAGCTAACAGATTTATAAGCCAATCTTTCATGTCGAAGGCTAGAGGACCTTTAGATTTCATTCTAACCAATCCCACGATTGAATTTTAGCGAATGACACCATTTCACTCACAACTTTATGACCTCCTTTAAAAAGGATGTCATTTCTTACCAACTAAATAGACCAAATAACCGATAGTCAAAACAACAGACACACATTTTTCTTGATCTTTCCTTTCATAAGATTTTCAAAGACCTTTAAATGATCCAAAATCCCAAACCAGGTAACTATCTGAACATGACCGATCCATTCCAACATACTATGCTACAAGCAAACTACCActaaagaaagaaggaaaaggtGCAAGTGCATTTCAGTCGGTCCTAAACAGAGCAGACATACTAGGTTGTGCACACCAATGATAACCCCTATTTTGGCCAATTCATCCCTTATTCGGAGCATAATCAAAAGAAGTCTCCAAGCAAAGACTTGAATGTTGCTTGGGACGTAGGATTTCCACCCCAACTTTAGAGCACTAGACAGATAAAAATCCAAATTGGAACCTGCACCCGAAATGCAATCCATCCTATATCAAGCAGTCTTAA includes these proteins:
- the LOC131617885 gene encoding CSC1-like protein At3g21620; translated protein: MASLGDIGFAAAINILTAIAFLLAFAILRIQPINDRVYFPKWYLKGLRTSPLQGGAFVSKFVNIDFRSYVKFLNWMPAALKMPEPELIEHAGLDSAVYLRIYLIGLKIFVPISLLAFSVMVPVNWTNNTLERSNVEYTSVDKLSISNIPMGSNRFWTHLVMAYAFTFWTCYILKREYQIVAAMRLSFLASERRRPDQFTVLVRNVPPDADESVSELVEHFFLVNHPDNYLTHQVVYDAKKLSSLVAQKKKKQNWLDYYELKYSRNQTIRPTVKTKCLGLCGSKVDAIDFYTGAIERLSRDIELEKEKVTKNSKSIMPAAFVSFRTRWGAAVCAQTQQTRNPTTWLTEWAPEPRDVYWDNMAIPYVSLTIRRLVIAVAFFFLTFFFMIPIAFVQSLANIEGIEKAAPFLKAIIEIKVIKSLIQGLLPGIALKIFLIFLPSILMMMSKFEGFVSKSALERRAATRYYIFQFINVFLGSIITGTAFQQLDKFLHQSANEIPKTIGVSIPMKATFFITYIMVDGWAGCAGEILRLKPLIFYHLKNFLLVKTEKDREEAMDPGTFGFNTGEPQIQLYFLLGLVYAVVTPFLLPYIIVFFGLAYLVYRHQIINVYNQEYESAGAFWPDIHGRIVFALVISQLLLMGLLSTKEAANSTPLLIALPVLTIWFHRFCKGSYEPAFTTHPLQEAMVKDTLERTKEPNFNLKEFLQTAYIHPVFRDGDDSDSDAMSQEWKEEPVVVQTKRQSRRNTPAPSKHSGSLLSSVHDTGEV